In Hymenobacter aquaticus, a single window of DNA contains:
- a CDS encoding DUF6443 domain-containing protein: protein MRVPSFSAVFVLFGLLFVFYGRPVQAQVYEGLVPDSTELRVLEQLYYATKGPGWTRQDRWLSGGSIADAGSWYGVQTNNYDITGLQLPANNLGGELPSSIQLLIGLQHLNLSGNPELGGPIPDGFGHAQLVTLDLSYCQLRGQIPASIGQCTNLRFLNLSSNRISGAILTEVGNLPLYQLLLANNRLTREVPAALGRIGSLVTLDLRQNALTGPLPDSLRYLSNLTYCFLDHNQLSGPVPAGLGTCPNLAQLDISYNKFSGALPATFTAAPRLHVLALSHNELTSLPSWANADAIPGFVLAQYNYLTFGSIEANFRDAGLPWLQQFEYESQLTPPADTIRCLNGNIKVLHRSMPGLRNHYQWQRQIGGAWVNVPKGQDTTLTLSPITTSDAGLYRLRVWNDWVTIWGRNVPLYTRPQYVEVLPYNLLAENLPVNGDTGCALTSSLAPPVFAGSADSLLLNYVRTYSARAAITSPEQLARTTVDSAQVKTDYLDGLGRPVQTVLRQESPRRRDIVQPLVYDAVGRQPKTYLPYTAANGTGAPGDYHPNALREQYEFYHDAPAGPGAPTAGLARTGVPYTETAFEASPLNRTVAQAAPGEAWQMATDHVVVLREYPSTGSEQVYDYRGGHPDVVTTIPVIPYFDGVNIHRPRLYKPGELWVKETRDENHARIFQFQDNKGQVVLKRVESTIPGKSTRWLDTYYLFDELNHLRIVIPPKAEALLRAQQGNQQWKMTPAVEQLLFRYRYDERGRVIAKQVPGTQGETRMVYDELDRVILSQDAAQRTRQQWSFTKYDAQGRPVLTGLCKRPGSRDFLQGEANRRPRQYESRTAAATAPHHYTVSEAYPQLVPTSLFTEPQVLTVTYYDDYNFDNDPANTPDAAYDVQYDSQFARGQAPEPDSRVTGQVTRTRVRVLGVPESEPGAWLTTTTFYDAYARPIQLRSTNARGGEDVSTMQLDFTGKVLKSYAVHSDPKTLPVPVTIAETFTYDHAGRLLTDAQQVSGESKPTVLASLRYNELGQLQQKQLGLGQQRLDYRYNIRGWLTHLNDVAHPDPNDLWGMELSYEHGFTRDYRQYNGNIMGQKWRSKADTITRAYGYIYDSSNRLLQGDFVARAATGAWTAEKQNYGLHYVSYDDNGNILTMHRRGLLAAATRTTPKQYSTIDQLTYTYQGNQLTSVTDVITENRPKTAGAPSLAGDFQDGPATAEDEYTYDANGNLTADHNKGITSIAYNHLNLPQRIAFGNDSIVFRYSATGQKVSKLVYQTAKPVQQTDYAGSFQYEQDSLRFFPHAEGRVLRFANLDASGQPQVRYTREYSLKDHLGNLRVAFRPGDAATYVATMEPTPPTVARREEQQFDSVSIAKNRFYLGLPARTGTHVARLNAALGQPLGPAKMLRVQKGDTVQITAPGMYQQEVSNINYTFSLLSFVTTLLQSQSTNAPGSVESSHKLKPMPFLGLSLSLLPLLQQNGRVPKGYVRLLAFNQDSVLVDSHTQQLSNAARNNYEPLHLSLVTPADGYVQAYVGNDSDVDVFFDDIEVKYNPALLVQENHYDPWGLNLAGIERNSGVLENKFQYNGKEKQLELGLNWQDYGARMYDAQLGRWHAVDPLAENSIYLSPYHYGGNNPISNIDLDGKDWYKNNETGAIIWQDSQDKSRDIEGSKYSNVGSTYNQDLGQGITLNYTQNEVTSITYKVIDDSNWVSQIDENINCYEASARMLENEGVQTAGRTSEILIVNQGSKGRAGQPNENAANGLNLIEDSIEKGNPIMVGVDYHDGSPNNDNMTDHFIVVSGKTETVKKGITTSTVYNFFDPRTSHKEKGISTSNTLQVGTNGSLTGQYDSYHYSVTTVRRNQ, encoded by the coding sequence ATGCGTGTGCCCTCTTTTTCCGCCGTCTTTGTGTTGTTTGGCCTTCTGTTCGTTTTCTACGGCCGCCCGGTTCAGGCGCAAGTCTACGAAGGCCTCGTCCCGGATTCCACTGAGCTCCGGGTGTTGGAGCAGTTGTATTACGCCACTAAAGGTCCTGGCTGGACCAGGCAGGACCGTTGGCTATCCGGTGGCTCCATTGCCGATGCTGGGTCGTGGTACGGCGTGCAAACCAACAACTATGACATCACTGGCCTACAGCTGCCCGCCAACAACCTGGGCGGCGAGCTGCCGTCCAGCATTCAGCTCTTAATTGGCTTGCAGCATCTGAATCTGAGCGGCAACCCGGAGCTGGGCGGCCCGATTCCGGATGGCTTCGGGCACGCCCAACTCGTTACACTGGATCTAAGTTACTGTCAGCTACGAGGCCAGATTCCAGCCAGCATAGGGCAATGCACCAATCTGAGGTTTCTCAATCTCAGTTCCAACCGGATCAGTGGCGCTATTCTGACGGAAGTAGGCAATCTGCCCTTGTACCAGCTGCTGCTGGCCAATAACCGGTTGACCCGCGAAGTCCCCGCCGCACTAGGTCGCATCGGCTCCTTGGTCACGCTGGATCTGCGACAGAATGCACTGACGGGCCCGTTGCCCGATTCGCTACGCTACCTAAGCAACCTCACGTACTGCTTTCTTGACCACAACCAACTCAGCGGCCCAGTTCCGGCCGGCCTGGGAACTTGCCCAAACCTTGCTCAGCTAGACATCAGCTATAATAAGTTTAGCGGGGCGCTACCGGCTACTTTCACTGCGGCTCCTCGCCTGCACGTGCTAGCCCTGAGTCATAATGAGCTGACCTCGCTGCCATCCTGGGCGAATGCAGATGCTATTCCCGGCTTTGTTTTGGCGCAGTATAACTACCTAACGTTTGGCTCCATCGAAGCCAACTTCCGGGACGCTGGCTTACCCTGGCTGCAGCAGTTTGAATATGAGTCTCAGCTCACGCCGCCAGCCGATACCATCCGGTGCCTGAATGGCAACATAAAAGTATTGCACCGCAGCATGCCCGGGTTGCGCAACCACTACCAGTGGCAGCGGCAGATCGGCGGTGCCTGGGTTAATGTGCCCAAGGGCCAGGACACGACTCTTACCCTGTCCCCCATCACAACCTCCGATGCCGGCCTGTACCGACTTCGGGTTTGGAATGATTGGGTTACTATCTGGGGTCGAAACGTACCCCTGTACACCCGGCCCCAGTATGTAGAAGTACTGCCGTATAATCTGTTGGCAGAGAATCTGCCCGTAAATGGTGACACGGGCTGCGCCCTTACTTCCTCCCTGGCTCCACCCGTATTTGCCGGGTCTGCCGACTCCTTGCTGCTCAACTACGTGCGCACTTACAGCGCCCGCGCCGCCATCACGAGCCCCGAACAATTGGCCCGCACCACCGTTGATTCCGCTCAGGTCAAAACAGATTACCTGGATGGGCTGGGGCGCCCCGTCCAAACCGTACTGCGGCAGGAGTCGCCCCGGCGGCGCGATATTGTGCAGCCGCTGGTCTACGATGCCGTTGGTCGCCAGCCCAAAACCTATTTGCCCTACACCGCCGCCAACGGCACCGGGGCGCCGGGCGACTACCACCCCAATGCCCTGCGGGAACAATACGAATTTTACCACGATGCCCCCGCCGGACCCGGTGCGCCTACGGCTGGCCTGGCCCGCACTGGCGTGCCCTACACCGAAACGGCCTTCGAAGCCTCACCCCTGAACCGAACCGTGGCCCAGGCCGCGCCGGGCGAGGCCTGGCAAATGGCAACGGACCATGTAGTGGTGCTACGAGAGTATCCTTCGACCGGCTCGGAACAGGTGTATGACTATAGAGGAGGCCACCCGGATGTCGTGACTACCATTCCAGTAATTCCTTATTTCGATGGGGTAAATATCCACCGTCCACGGCTATATAAGCCTGGCGAGTTGTGGGTTAAGGAAACACGGGATGAAAACCACGCCCGCATTTTTCAATTTCAGGATAACAAGGGCCAGGTAGTGCTGAAGCGGGTGGAAAGCACCATTCCCGGCAAATCGACCCGGTGGCTGGATACCTACTACCTCTTTGATGAGCTGAATCATCTACGGATTGTGATACCACCCAAAGCAGAAGCCCTGCTCCGTGCTCAGCAGGGGAATCAGCAGTGGAAAATGACCCCGGCAGTTGAACAGCTGTTGTTTCGCTACCGCTACGATGAGCGGGGCCGCGTCATTGCCAAACAGGTGCCGGGAACTCAGGGCGAAACGCGGATGGTCTACGATGAGCTGGACCGGGTTATTCTGAGCCAGGATGCCGCCCAGCGCACCCGCCAGCAGTGGTCTTTCACCAAATATGATGCCCAGGGCCGGCCGGTCCTGACGGGCCTGTGCAAGCGCCCTGGCAGCCGCGACTTTCTGCAGGGGGAGGCCAATCGCAGACCACGCCAGTACGAATCCCGAACGGCAGCAGCTACGGCCCCGCACCACTACACGGTTTCGGAAGCGTACCCGCAGCTGGTTCCGACCAGCCTGTTCACCGAGCCCCAAGTGCTGACTGTGACGTACTACGACGACTACAATTTTGACAATGACCCGGCCAATACGCCGGATGCCGCCTACGATGTGCAGTACGACAGCCAGTTTGCCCGCGGCCAGGCTCCTGAGCCCGACAGCCGGGTGACGGGCCAGGTCACCCGCACCCGGGTGCGGGTACTGGGTGTGCCCGAATCCGAGCCTGGAGCCTGGCTGACCACCACGACCTTTTACGATGCTTACGCCCGGCCTATTCAGCTGCGCAGCACCAATGCCCGGGGCGGCGAAGACGTCAGTACGATGCAGCTGGATTTTACTGGCAAAGTACTGAAGAGCTACGCCGTACACTCCGACCCGAAGACGTTGCCCGTACCCGTAACCATTGCCGAAACGTTCACCTACGACCACGCCGGCCGCTTGCTGACGGATGCGCAGCAGGTTTCGGGGGAAAGCAAACCTACTGTGCTGGCGTCGTTACGCTACAACGAGCTGGGCCAACTCCAGCAAAAGCAACTGGGCCTGGGCCAGCAACGCCTGGACTACCGCTACAACATCCGGGGCTGGCTAACGCACCTGAACGACGTAGCCCACCCCGACCCGAACGACCTGTGGGGCATGGAGCTTTCCTACGAGCACGGCTTCACGCGCGACTACCGGCAGTATAATGGCAACATCATGGGGCAAAAGTGGCGCAGCAAGGCCGATACCATCACCCGCGCCTACGGCTACATCTACGACAGCAGCAACCGTCTGCTGCAAGGCGACTTCGTGGCCCGTGCTGCCACCGGCGCCTGGACGGCCGAAAAGCAAAACTACGGCCTGCACTACGTGAGCTACGACGACAACGGCAACATCCTCACGATGCACCGGCGGGGCCTGCTGGCCGCCGCTACCCGCACGACGCCCAAGCAGTACAGTACCATCGACCAGCTCACGTACACCTACCAGGGTAATCAGCTGACTTCGGTTACTGATGTCATCACCGAAAATCGTCCCAAGACTGCCGGGGCGCCCTCCCTGGCCGGCGACTTCCAGGATGGGCCGGCTACCGCTGAGGATGAGTATACCTACGATGCCAACGGCAACCTGACCGCCGACCACAACAAAGGCATCACCAGCATTGCCTACAATCATCTAAATCTGCCCCAGCGCATCGCCTTCGGCAACGACTCCATCGTGTTTCGCTACTCGGCTACCGGCCAGAAAGTGAGCAAGCTGGTCTACCAGACGGCTAAGCCCGTGCAGCAGACCGACTACGCCGGCAGCTTCCAGTACGAGCAGGATTCGTTGCGCTTTTTCCCTCATGCGGAAGGCCGGGTGCTGCGCTTCGCTAATCTGGATGCCAGTGGACAGCCCCAAGTGCGCTACACCCGTGAATACAGCCTGAAAGACCATCTGGGCAACCTGCGCGTAGCTTTCCGCCCCGGCGACGCGGCCACGTACGTGGCTACCATGGAACCAACTCCCCCTACCGTAGCCCGCCGCGAAGAGCAACAATTCGACTCGGTAAGTATTGCGAAGAATCGGTTTTACCTGGGCTTGCCCGCCCGCACCGGCACGCACGTCGCCCGGCTCAACGCCGCGCTGGGCCAGCCCCTAGGCCCAGCCAAGATGCTCCGCGTGCAGAAAGGCGACACCGTGCAAATAACGGCCCCAGGCATGTACCAGCAGGAAGTGAGCAATATTAATTACACGTTCTCCTTACTCAGCTTCGTGACTACCTTGCTCCAAAGCCAGTCAACTAATGCTCCTGGTAGCGTCGAATCATCCCACAAGCTCAAGCCCATGCCCTTTCTGGGCCTAAGCCTCTCGCTACTCCCCTTACTGCAGCAAAATGGCCGCGTCCCGAAAGGCTACGTGCGCCTGCTGGCCTTCAATCAGGATTCCGTCCTCGTCGACAGCCACACCCAGCAGCTCTCCAACGCCGCCCGCAATAACTACGAACCGCTCCACCTCAGCCTCGTCACCCCAGCTGATGGCTACGTGCAAGCCTACGTCGGCAACGACAGCGACGTGGACGTATTCTTCGACGATATCGAAGTAAAGTATAACCCTGCTCTGCTGGTTCAGGAGAACCACTATGACCCTTGGGGCTTGAATCTGGCTGGTATTGAGCGGAATAGTGGTGTTTTAGAGAATAAATTTCAGTATAATGGCAAGGAAAAACAGCTAGAGCTAGGTCTTAACTGGCAAGACTACGGTGCTCGGATGTATGACGCTCAGTTAGGGCGCTGGCATGCGGTGGATCCTTTGGCTGAGAATAGCATCTATCTATCGCCTTATCATTATGGGGGAAACAACCCTATATCCAATATTGATTTAGATGGAAAGGATTGGTACAAAAACAACGAAACAGGAGCCATTATCTGGCAGGATAGTCAAGATAAAAGCAGGGATATTGAGGGAAGCAAATACAGTAATGTGGGATCTACTTACAATCAAGATCTTGGCCAAGGAATTACATTGAATTATACTCAAAACGAAGTAACTTCGATAACGTACAAAGTAATAGATGATTCAAATTGGGTATCACAAATAGACGAAAATATAAATTGCTATGAAGCATCAGCTAGAATGTTGGAAAATGAAGGAGTACAAACTGCAGGAAGAACATCAGAAATATTGATTGTCAATCAAGGAAGCAAAGGCAGAGCAGGTCAACCAAATGAAAATGCAGCAAATGGGCTAAACTTGATTGAGGACTCTATAGAAAAAGGAAATCCAATTATGGTTGGCGTCGATTACCATGATGGTTCACCAAACAACGACAATATGACTGATCATTTCATTGTAGTATCAGGTAAGACAGAGACTGTAAAGAAGGGAATAACTACATCTACAGTCTATAACTTCTTTGATCCAAGAACAAGTCATAAAGAAAAAGGGATATCTACCTCTAACACATTACAAGTAGGAACAAATGGCAGCTTGACAGGCCAGTATGATTCCTACCATTATTCAGTCACAACAGTAAGGCGGAACCAATGA
- a CDS encoding lipocalin family protein, translating to MKNLLLSTLLLVLTTACALKPTNKHDVFQAQAVLPQEEAPHLRNSLEWWYFTGHLKDKATGEVFGVEYVFFHFNPTGKKDWQMVNFALTDPQQKQFRYDYNLTSLPQLLPATLPLNLSEQKKAERWTLTGQEGSYHLQARMAAHAGQAINLITTPAKPVLLHGGTGYEQYGPTARAGYYSYTRLATAGTIEIEGKQRQVEGELWYDRQWNCNSVMAKDSGWDWLSIQLDEPREEIMTYQLRNNLTGEGLSGGSHHSANNQNTHLAATDFQLEPLEYWLSPRSKQRYPIKWRLRIPSQGYDLLIEPVIPNQELSLRLFKAINLHYWEGMCKVTGTHNGKPVTGNSYVEITNPGNPAPPRKVAAGAAQ from the coding sequence ATGAAGAACCTGCTGCTCTCCACTCTCCTCCTCGTCCTCACCACCGCCTGCGCCCTGAAGCCGACCAACAAGCACGACGTGTTTCAGGCGCAGGCAGTGTTACCCCAGGAAGAAGCACCTCACCTGCGCAATTCGCTGGAGTGGTGGTACTTCACCGGGCACCTGAAGGACAAGGCCACCGGAGAGGTGTTTGGCGTGGAGTACGTGTTCTTCCACTTCAACCCCACCGGGAAAAAGGACTGGCAGATGGTGAACTTCGCCCTGACCGACCCGCAGCAGAAGCAGTTCCGCTACGACTATAACCTGACGAGCCTGCCGCAGCTGCTCCCGGCCACGCTGCCCCTGAACCTCTCGGAGCAGAAGAAAGCCGAGCGCTGGACGCTGACCGGGCAGGAAGGCAGCTACCACTTGCAGGCCCGCATGGCTGCCCACGCCGGGCAGGCCATCAACCTGATTACGACGCCCGCTAAGCCGGTGCTGCTGCACGGCGGCACCGGCTACGAGCAGTATGGGCCCACAGCTAGGGCTGGCTACTACAGCTACACACGCTTGGCCACGGCCGGTACTATCGAAATAGAGGGCAAGCAGCGGCAGGTAGAAGGCGAGCTGTGGTACGACCGGCAGTGGAACTGCAACTCGGTGATGGCCAAGGATTCAGGCTGGGACTGGCTCAGCATTCAGCTCGACGAACCCCGGGAGGAAATCATGACCTACCAGCTGCGCAATAACCTGACCGGGGAAGGCCTGAGCGGCGGTTCGCACCACTCGGCCAACAACCAGAACACGCACCTGGCCGCCACCGACTTTCAGCTGGAGCCGCTGGAGTACTGGCTGAGTCCCCGCTCCAAGCAGCGTTACCCCATCAAGTGGCGGCTGCGCATTCCCAGCCAGGGCTACGACCTGCTGATTGAGCCGGTAATTCCTAACCAGGAACTGAGTCTGCGCCTGTTCAAGGCCATCAACCTGCACTACTGGGAAGGCATGTGCAAGGTGACCGGGACGCACAACGGCAAGCCGGTGACGGGCAACAGTTACGTGGAAATTACTAACCCCGGCAACCCCGCCCCGCCGCGCAAAGTAGCAGCGGGAGCCGCGCAGTAG
- a CDS encoding sensor histidine kinase, translating to MAFFSFFRQVLPIYDQKSRIKLGILAGAILIAAATVVYTNVLVKRLSEREQKQIDLYAKAQRFIINSEVDSNTNFVFEEIINANTTIPIIFTDGEANILGTRNVDIPKGISEQAALAFLHREIAVMKLQHPPIVVELGAGLRNYIYYKDSQLLTQLRTYPLVQLAVIACLGVMAYFSFSYSRRAEQNRVWVGLAKETAHQLGTPLSSLMAWHTYLKDSEKWQNEPIVDELGKDVRRLEIITERFSNIGSVPVLKDENILQATKNAIAYLQSRVSKKVVFEIKTDLPTDTPAQINVPLFDWVIENICKNAVDAMDGKGHITLHLRRAAKGKQLIALDITDTGKGIPKSKIETVFLPGFTTKKRGWGLGLALAKRIIENYHQGKLFVRWSEVGKGTTFRVVLNG from the coding sequence ATGGCTTTTTTCTCCTTCTTCCGGCAAGTGCTACCCATCTACGACCAAAAGTCCCGCATCAAGCTGGGCATCCTGGCGGGCGCCATCCTGATTGCGGCGGCCACGGTGGTCTATACCAACGTGCTGGTTAAGCGCCTGTCGGAGCGGGAGCAGAAGCAGATTGACCTCTACGCCAAGGCCCAGCGCTTCATCATCAACTCGGAGGTCGACTCGAATACCAACTTCGTGTTCGAGGAAATCATCAACGCCAACACCACGATTCCCATCATTTTCACCGATGGGGAGGCTAACATTCTGGGCACCCGCAACGTGGACATTCCGAAGGGAATTTCGGAGCAGGCGGCCCTGGCGTTTCTGCACCGCGAAATTGCCGTTATGAAGCTGCAGCACCCGCCCATCGTGGTGGAGCTGGGGGCGGGGCTGCGCAACTACATCTACTACAAAGATTCGCAGCTGCTCACCCAGCTGCGCACTTACCCGCTGGTGCAGCTGGCCGTCATTGCCTGCCTGGGCGTCATGGCCTACTTCTCGTTTAGCTACTCGCGCCGGGCCGAGCAAAACCGCGTGTGGGTGGGCCTGGCCAAGGAAACGGCTCACCAGCTGGGCACCCCGCTAAGCAGCCTGATGGCCTGGCACACCTACCTGAAAGACTCGGAAAAGTGGCAGAACGAGCCCATCGTGGACGAGCTGGGCAAGGACGTGCGCCGCCTGGAAATCATCACCGAGCGGTTCAGCAACATTGGCTCGGTGCCGGTGCTCAAGGACGAAAACATCCTACAGGCCACCAAAAACGCCATTGCCTACCTGCAAAGCCGGGTGTCGAAGAAGGTGGTGTTCGAAATAAAAACCGACCTGCCCACCGACACGCCCGCCCAAATCAACGTGCCGCTGTTCGACTGGGTCATCGAGAACATCTGCAAGAATGCCGTGGACGCCATGGACGGCAAAGGCCACATCACCCTGCACCTGCGGCGGGCCGCGAAAGGCAAGCAGCTCATTGCCCTCGATATTACCGATACGGGCAAAGGCATTCCGAAAAGCAAGATTGAAACGGTGTTTCTGCCCGGCTTCACCACCAAAAAACGAGGTTGGGGCCTGGGCCTGGCGCTGGCCAAGCGCATCATCGAGAACTACCACCAGGGCAAGCTTTTCGTGCGCTGGTCGGAGGTGGGCAAAGGCACCACGTTCCGGGTCGTGCTGAACGGCTAA
- the hemA gene encoding glutamyl-tRNA reductase — translation MLHPFKAVSLSFKKAPLEIRELISLDEAACRRFLHTLHHDLGLSDLLVLSTCNRTEIYYSADRDQSPAVIEALGQLKGLSDVATYFPYFDVLDTYQESVQHLFEVAMGLDAQVVGDLQISNQVKQAYQWSADEDAAGPFLHRLLHTIFFTNKRVQQETSFRDGAASTSYATLELVEELTADIANPRVLVVGLGEIGADVCRHFADSKAFTDVTLCNRTRAKAEVLAAECSLPILDFENLVQGMKDADVVISSISRDAPFFTREMVERLDVLSYKFFVDLSVPRSIEADVENVPGVLVYNIDTIQSKASAALEQRLAAVPHVRAIITESIAGLSDWTKEMMVSPTIQKLKNALEQIRQEEMDRFQKKMSPEEAKRMDEVTRSLMQKILKQPVLQLKAACKRGEADQLIDVLTDLFDLENQTTHA, via the coding sequence ATGCTCCATCCATTCAAGGCTGTTAGCCTATCGTTTAAGAAAGCGCCGCTCGAAATTCGGGAGCTGATTTCGTTGGACGAGGCCGCCTGCCGCCGCTTCCTGCATACCCTCCACCACGATCTGGGCCTCAGCGACCTGCTCGTGCTCAGTACCTGCAACCGCACGGAAATCTACTACTCCGCCGACCGCGACCAGAGCCCCGCCGTTATTGAGGCGCTGGGGCAGCTGAAAGGTCTCAGCGACGTAGCCACCTACTTCCCCTACTTCGACGTGCTCGACACCTACCAGGAGTCGGTGCAGCACCTGTTCGAAGTGGCTATGGGCCTCGATGCCCAGGTGGTCGGCGACCTGCAAATCAGCAACCAGGTGAAGCAGGCTTACCAGTGGTCGGCCGACGAGGATGCGGCCGGGCCGTTTCTGCACCGCCTGCTCCACACAATTTTCTTTACCAACAAGCGCGTCCAGCAGGAAACCAGCTTCCGCGACGGCGCCGCTTCTACCTCCTACGCCACCCTGGAGCTGGTGGAAGAGCTGACCGCCGACATTGCCAACCCCCGGGTGCTGGTCGTCGGGCTGGGCGAGATCGGGGCCGACGTATGCCGCCACTTCGCCGACAGCAAGGCCTTCACCGATGTGACCCTCTGCAACCGGACCCGCGCCAAAGCCGAAGTGCTGGCCGCCGAGTGCAGCCTGCCGATTCTCGACTTTGAGAACCTGGTGCAGGGCATGAAGGACGCCGACGTCGTGATTTCCTCGATTTCGCGCGACGCCCCCTTCTTTACCCGCGAAATGGTGGAGCGCCTGGACGTGCTGAGCTACAAGTTTTTCGTGGACCTCTCGGTGCCCCGCAGCATCGAGGCCGACGTGGAAAACGTGCCGGGCGTGCTGGTCTACAACATCGACACGATTCAGAGCAAGGCCTCGGCCGCGCTGGAGCAGCGCCTGGCCGCCGTGCCCCACGTGCGGGCCATTATTACCGAAAGCATTGCCGGCCTCTCCGACTGGACCAAGGAAATGATGGTGTCGCCGACGATTCAGAAGCTGAAGAATGCTCTGGAGCAGATTCGGCAGGAGGAAATGGACCGTTTCCAGAAGAAGATGAGCCCAGAGGAAGCCAAGCGCATGGACGAGGTGACCCGCTCCCTGATGCAAAAGATCCTGAAGCAGCCCGTGTTGCAGCTCAAAGCCGCCTGCAAGCGCGGCGAAGCCGACCAGCTCATCGACGTCCTCACCGACCTGTTCGACCTGGAAAACCAGACAACCCACGCCTAG
- a CDS encoding ArsR/SmtB family transcription factor, translating into MKPLLSRVESKKVDKAAAMLKVLAHPKRLAIVDLLGKEDKMTVTEIYRSLDLPQAIASQHLITLKDRGILSSFKVGTKIYYSLSIPKLLDVIDSLEDCCDTL; encoded by the coding sequence ATGAAACCATTGCTCTCGCGCGTAGAATCCAAGAAAGTAGATAAGGCTGCTGCCATGCTGAAAGTACTGGCTCACCCCAAGCGCCTTGCCATCGTCGACCTGCTCGGCAAAGAGGATAAGATGACCGTAACGGAAATCTACCGTTCGCTCGATTTGCCTCAAGCCATTGCCTCTCAGCACCTGATTACGCTGAAGGACCGCGGTATTCTGTCTTCGTTCAAAGTAGGAACCAAGATTTACTACTCGCTCTCGATTCCCAAACTGCTCGACGTAATTGATTCGCTCGAAGACTGCTGCGATACGCTGTAG
- a CDS encoding Glu/Leu/Phe/Val dehydrogenase dimerization domain-containing protein — MKDLLAKFENKRPEIVFEWKDSETEAEGWVVINSLRGGAAGGGTRMRKGLDKREVESLAKTMEVKFTVSGPAIGGAKSGINFDPQDPRKRGVLERWYRAVIPLLKNYYGTGGDLNVDEIHDVIPITEDYGLWHPQEGIVNGHYRATEPQKIQKLGQLRQGVIKVIEDAAFTPELSRKYTIADLITGYGVAEAVRHYYELWGGRSVAGKRAIIQGWGNVGAAAAYYLASQGALITGIIDRAGGLLKPEGFTLAEIRQLFLDRKGNALTADNLLSFEEIDRQVWTSGAEIFIPAAASRLVTREQIEQMIQHGLEVVSCGANVPFADPEIFFGPTGEYADQHVSIIPDFIANCGMARVFAYLMETNAEITDQAIFGDTSRIIRRALERTRQQGGSTTGVAQKSFEMALRQLV, encoded by the coding sequence ATGAAAGACCTGCTGGCCAAATTCGAGAACAAGCGCCCCGAAATCGTCTTTGAATGGAAGGACTCCGAAACCGAAGCCGAAGGCTGGGTTGTGATTAACTCCCTGCGCGGCGGCGCGGCCGGCGGCGGCACCCGCATGCGCAAAGGCCTGGATAAGCGCGAAGTAGAAAGCCTGGCCAAAACGATGGAAGTGAAGTTTACCGTGTCGGGGCCGGCCATTGGCGGGGCCAAGTCGGGCATCAACTTCGACCCCCAGGACCCGCGCAAGCGTGGCGTACTGGAGCGCTGGTACCGGGCCGTTATTCCGCTGCTCAAAAACTACTACGGCACCGGCGGCGACCTGAACGTGGACGAGATTCACGACGTAATCCCGATTACCGAGGACTACGGCCTGTGGCACCCGCAGGAAGGTATCGTGAACGGGCATTACCGCGCCACCGAGCCCCAGAAGATTCAGAAGCTGGGCCAGCTGCGCCAGGGCGTGATTAAAGTAATCGAAGACGCGGCCTTTACGCCCGAGTTGAGCCGCAAGTACACCATTGCCGACCTCATCACCGGCTACGGCGTGGCCGAGGCCGTGCGCCACTACTACGAGCTGTGGGGCGGCCGCAGCGTGGCCGGCAAGCGCGCCATCATTCAGGGCTGGGGCAACGTGGGGGCCGCCGCCGCTTACTACCTGGCGTCGCAGGGTGCCCTCATCACCGGCATCATCGACCGGGCCGGCGGCCTGCTCAAGCCCGAAGGCTTCACTCTGGCCGAAATCCGCCAGCTGTTTCTCGACCGTAAAGGCAACGCCCTGACAGCCGACAACCTGCTGTCGTTCGAGGAAATCGACCGGCAGGTGTGGACCTCGGGCGCCGAAATCTTTATTCCGGCCGCCGCCTCCCGCCTCGTCACGCGCGAGCAGATCGAGCAGATGATTCAGCACGGGCTGGAAGTAGTGAGCTGCGGCGCCAACGTGCCCTTCGCCGACCCCGAAATCTTCTTCGGCCCCACCGGCGAGTATGCCGACCAGCACGTGAGCATCATTCCCGACTTCATTGCCAACTGCGGCATGGCCCGGGTGTTTGCCTACCTGATGGAAACCAACGCCGAAATCACCGACCAAGCCATCTTCGGCGACACTTCCCGCATCATTCGCCGGGCCCTGGAGCGCACCCGTCAGCAAGGGGGCAGCACCACGGGCGTGGCCCAGAAGTCGTTTGAAATGGCGCTGCGGCAGCTGGTGTAA